A genomic segment from Amycolatopsis camponoti encodes:
- a CDS encoding sigma-70 family RNA polymerase sigma factor encodes MSNADEEPPDAVLLAALRAGDLDAGGALFRRHAEPLRRTAAAWAKQPAERDDLVAETFVRVLAVVHAGGGPAGDLRPYLVVTLRNLVSRWSRQRSRVDLCETVPETPSSGADELALHRSNEKLVWSAYCTLPGRWRTVLWRTEAEGDTPTEAAPLLGLTPNSVSALAMRAREGLRQAYLQVQVPDAEEPVCREPRRRMGAWVRGALSPRRASVVADHIAGCGSCRRVATGLDEANRELPGSAARLTG; translated from the coding sequence ATGAGCAACGCCGACGAGGAGCCGCCGGACGCGGTGCTGCTCGCCGCCCTCCGCGCCGGTGACCTCGACGCCGGCGGCGCACTGTTCCGCCGGCACGCCGAACCGCTGCGCCGCACCGCGGCGGCGTGGGCGAAGCAGCCCGCGGAGCGCGACGACCTGGTGGCCGAGACGTTCGTGCGGGTGCTCGCCGTCGTCCACGCCGGTGGCGGCCCGGCCGGCGACCTGCGGCCCTACCTCGTCGTGACGCTGCGGAACCTGGTGTCGCGGTGGAGCCGGCAGCGCAGCCGGGTCGACCTGTGCGAAACGGTCCCCGAGACGCCGTCGAGCGGCGCCGACGAGCTGGCCCTGCACCGGTCGAACGAGAAGCTCGTGTGGTCGGCGTACTGCACGCTGCCGGGCCGGTGGCGGACGGTGCTCTGGCGGACCGAGGCCGAGGGCGACACGCCGACGGAGGCCGCGCCGCTGCTGGGCTTGACGCCGAACAGCGTGTCGGCGCTGGCGATGCGGGCGCGGGAGGGGCTGCGCCAGGCGTACCTGCAGGTCCAGGTGCCCGATGCGGAGGAGCCGGTCTGCCGCGAACCACGCCGTCGCATGGGCGCGTGGGTCCGGGGAGCGCTGTCCCCGCGCCGCGCGAGCGTGGTGGCGGACCACATCGCGGGCTGCGGCTCGTGCCGGAGGGTGGCCACGGGCCTGGACGAGGCGAACCGCGAGCTACCGGGCTCCGCGGCCCGCCTCACCGGCTGA
- a CDS encoding TetR/AcrR family transcriptional regulator, with translation MTSTDTPRPPDGRAARWAGQRDRRRSEFVEAGLRAIARHGPEVSTEQIADEAGVARTRLYRHFDGAADLQHAIAVRVAELVTAEFAPLWNPSGTPMELIRAAIGAHTRWLAEHGALYRYLTKHALSGTRDVFADGKSAIARQLTVVFEHYLGLFGVDTRVCEAVAYGLVGLVESSTSRWLENPRGVDRAELAALLAHWVWRIVDDTLRAGGLELDPHTELAAAHLG, from the coding sequence ATGACATCGACGGACACGCCGCGACCGCCCGACGGCCGGGCCGCGCGGTGGGCCGGCCAGCGCGACCGCCGTCGCAGCGAGTTCGTCGAAGCGGGCCTGCGCGCGATCGCGCGGCACGGACCCGAGGTGTCCACCGAGCAGATCGCCGACGAAGCCGGTGTCGCCCGCACGCGGCTGTACCGCCACTTCGACGGCGCCGCCGACCTGCAGCACGCGATCGCCGTCCGGGTCGCGGAGCTGGTCACCGCGGAGTTCGCGCCGCTGTGGAACCCGAGCGGCACGCCGATGGAGCTGATCCGCGCGGCGATCGGCGCGCACACCCGCTGGCTGGCCGAGCACGGAGCTCTCTACCGCTACCTGACCAAGCACGCGCTGTCGGGCACCCGCGACGTCTTCGCCGACGGCAAGTCCGCGATCGCGCGGCAGCTGACCGTGGTGTTCGAGCACTACCTCGGACTGTTCGGAGTGGACACCCGCGTCTGCGAAGCGGTCGCCTACGGGCTGGTCGGCCTGGTGGAGTCGAGCACCTCGCGCTGGCTGGAGAATCCGCGCGGCGTCGACCGCGCCGAGCTGGCCGCGCTGCTGGCGCACTGGGTCTGGCGGATCGTCGACGACACCCTGCGCGCCGGCGGCCTCGAGCTCGACCCGCACACCGAGCTGGCGGCGGCGCACCTCGGCTGA
- a CDS encoding TerC family protein, whose amino-acid sequence MGVGTWVVTIGVVLALLAVDLVVAALRPHRVGFGEAVAWSVGYILVAVAFGVWLTLAHGGELGTEYFAGYIVEKSLSVDNLFVFVIIMTTFAVPEEHQHKVLTFGIILALVMRAIFILVGATLLSLFSFMFLLFGLLLIYTGVQLFRHRDADPDIEHNVVVRTARRLLPVSDAYDGGRLLTRVSGRRMVTPLVVVLVAIGGVDLLFALDSIPAVFGVTDEPYVVFAANAFALLGLRALYFLVKGLLDRLVYLSAGLAVILAFIGVKLILHWAHVDIDARVPEIATPVSLAVIIGVLAVVTVASLVKTRRDPAAKAHPGSLRGSSDREDL is encoded by the coding sequence ATGGGCGTCGGCACCTGGGTGGTCACCATCGGCGTCGTGCTGGCGCTGCTCGCGGTCGACCTCGTCGTCGCCGCGCTCCGGCCGCACCGGGTCGGGTTCGGCGAGGCGGTCGCCTGGTCGGTGGGCTACATCCTGGTCGCGGTCGCCTTCGGCGTCTGGCTGACGCTGGCCCACGGCGGTGAGCTCGGCACCGAGTACTTCGCCGGCTACATCGTCGAGAAGAGCCTGTCGGTCGACAACCTGTTCGTGTTCGTGATCATCATGACGACGTTCGCCGTTCCCGAGGAGCACCAGCACAAGGTGCTCACGTTCGGGATCATCCTCGCGCTCGTGATGCGGGCGATCTTCATCCTGGTGGGCGCGACGCTCCTCTCGCTGTTCTCGTTCATGTTCCTGCTCTTCGGGCTGCTGCTGATCTACACCGGCGTGCAGCTGTTCCGGCACCGCGACGCCGACCCCGACATCGAGCACAACGTCGTGGTCCGGACGGCCCGCCGCCTGCTGCCGGTGTCCGACGCCTACGACGGCGGCCGGCTGCTCACCCGGGTCTCCGGCCGCCGGATGGTGACGCCGCTGGTGGTGGTCCTGGTCGCGATCGGCGGCGTCGACCTGCTGTTCGCCCTGGACTCGATCCCGGCGGTCTTCGGCGTCACCGACGAGCCGTACGTCGTGTTCGCCGCGAACGCGTTCGCGCTGCTCGGCCTGCGGGCCCTGTACTTCCTGGTGAAGGGCCTGCTCGACCGGCTCGTGTACCTCTCCGCCGGGCTCGCGGTCATCCTCGCGTTCATCGGGGTGAAGCTGATCCTGCACTGGGCGCACGTCGACATCGATGCCCGCGTCCCGGAGATCGCCACACCGGTGAGCCTCGCGGTGATCATCGGCGTCCTGGCCGTCGTGACGGTCGCCAGCCTGGTCAAGACCCGGCGCGACCCGGCCGCGAAGGCGCACCCGGGATCGTTGCGGGGATCGTCAGACCGCGAAGACCTGTGA
- a CDS encoding VOC family protein: MIIPRFHLAMPVDDLAAARRFYGEVLGLAQGRSAGTWVDWNFHGHQFVTHLAPGRPQRVHNPVDGHDVPVPHFGLILEVDEFKALAERLRAAGTEFVIEPYVRFEGQPGEQWTMFLLDPAGNALEFKAFADDSQVFAV, translated from the coding sequence ATGATCATCCCCCGCTTCCACCTCGCCATGCCGGTCGACGACCTGGCCGCTGCCCGCCGCTTCTACGGCGAAGTCCTCGGCCTCGCCCAGGGCCGCAGCGCCGGCACCTGGGTCGACTGGAACTTCCACGGCCACCAGTTCGTGACGCACCTGGCGCCCGGACGGCCCCAGCGCGTCCACAACCCCGTCGACGGCCACGACGTGCCGGTTCCGCACTTCGGCCTGATCCTCGAGGTCGACGAGTTCAAGGCGCTCGCCGAGCGGTTGCGGGCGGCCGGGACCGAGTTCGTGATCGAGCCGTACGTCCGCTTCGAGGGTCAGCCCGGCGAGCAGTGGACGATGTTCCTGCTCGACCCCGCCGGCAACGCGCTGGAGTTCAAGGCCTTCGCCGACGACTCACAGGTCTTCGCGGTCTGA
- a CDS encoding GntR family transcriptional regulator, whose amino-acid sequence MSAQVAPARRRGLADEVADRIRDAIFDGTYAPGSQLREVELAEALGVSRGPVREALLKLEREGLVRGEWHRGTTVTSLSEVDVAELDSLRAALEQLAVGLVIDRAPGLDAVDAAVASMERAADEHEMVRCDLAFHDAIYAAAGHRRLGEAWEAIRSQVHLFLLTRIGVDTDGYLAGIPAEHRQLADALRAGDRDAALELFATHRQHAFDILTGRNPG is encoded by the coding sequence ATGAGTGCTCAAGTGGCTCCCGCACGCCGGCGCGGGCTCGCCGACGAGGTGGCCGACCGCATCCGCGACGCGATCTTCGACGGGACGTACGCGCCGGGAAGCCAGCTGCGCGAGGTGGAGCTGGCGGAAGCGCTGGGCGTCAGCCGCGGGCCGGTGCGGGAGGCGCTGCTCAAGCTGGAGCGCGAGGGGCTCGTGCGCGGCGAATGGCACCGGGGCACCACGGTGACGTCACTGTCCGAAGTGGACGTCGCCGAGCTGGACAGCCTGCGGGCCGCGCTGGAGCAGCTCGCCGTCGGGCTGGTGATCGACCGCGCACCGGGCCTCGACGCGGTCGACGCCGCCGTGGCGAGCATGGAACGGGCGGCGGACGAGCACGAGATGGTGCGCTGCGACCTCGCGTTCCACGACGCGATCTACGCGGCCGCGGGACACCGGCGCCTGGGCGAGGCGTGGGAGGCGATCCGCTCGCAGGTCCACCTGTTCCTGCTGACCCGGATCGGCGTCGACACGGACGGCTACCTGGCGGGCATCCCGGCCGAACACCGGCAGCTCGCCGACGCCCTGCGGGCCGGCGACCGGGACGCGGCCCTGGAACTCTTCGCTACCCACCGGCAGCACGCGTTCGACATCCTCACCGGGCGGAATCCGGGGTGA
- a CDS encoding aromatic-ring hydroxylase C-terminal domain-containing protein: MRPGPAAAARGPGRGAATVAAEWGSRVRVETARPLAFPDQRLAALVRPDGYLAWASVGELDENDLREAMTTWLGPAG, translated from the coding sequence GTGCGGCCCGGCCCAGCGGCCGCCGCTCGCGGCCCGGGGCGCGGTGCGGCGACGGTGGCCGCGGAGTGGGGGAGCCGCGTCCGTGTGGAGACGGCGCGGCCGCTGGCGTTCCCGGACCAGCGGCTGGCGGCGCTGGTGCGGCCGGACGGGTATCTGGCGTGGGCTTCGGTCGGCGAGCTGGACGAGAACGACCTTCGCGAGGCGATGACGACCTGGCTCGGCCCGGCCGGGTAA
- a CDS encoding DUF427 domain-containing protein codes for MATRMGARFTGDLAELRYEPVAKRVRAVAGGRTFADSRRAVLVWEPKRVVPSYAFPLPDLRATLTPSDDASAPEHPVQLAEGGPPVLDPRTAFAVHTCPGEPLTLDSDGVTLPGAGFRPADDDLAQHAVLDFAAFDEWLEEAEPIVGHPRDPFARIDVRRSDSRVRIEVDGVVVADSAAPRLLFETGITTRYYLPREDVRMDLLTPSDTRTTCAYKGHASYWSVGAHRDLAWTYDEPLSDARDVAGYIAFLTERVDVVLDGERLPRPVTPWS; via the coding sequence ATGGCGACACGCATGGGCGCGCGGTTCACCGGTGACCTGGCCGAACTGCGGTACGAACCGGTGGCCAAGCGCGTCCGCGCCGTCGCGGGTGGACGGACGTTCGCCGACTCGCGGCGGGCCGTGCTGGTCTGGGAACCGAAGAGGGTCGTCCCGTCCTACGCCTTCCCCCTGCCGGACCTCCGCGCGACGCTGACCCCGTCGGACGACGCGTCGGCACCGGAACACCCGGTCCAGCTCGCCGAAGGCGGCCCGCCGGTCCTCGACCCGCGGACCGCCTTCGCCGTGCACACCTGCCCGGGCGAGCCGCTGACCCTCGACAGCGACGGCGTGACGCTGCCGGGCGCGGGCTTCCGGCCCGCCGACGACGACCTGGCGCAGCACGCCGTCCTCGACTTCGCGGCCTTCGACGAGTGGCTCGAGGAGGCCGAACCGATCGTCGGCCACCCGCGGGACCCGTTCGCGCGCATCGACGTCCGGCGCAGTGACAGCCGGGTGCGGATCGAGGTGGACGGCGTCGTCGTGGCCGACTCGGCCGCGCCCCGCCTGCTGTTCGAAACCGGCATCACCACCCGCTACTACCTGCCGCGCGAAGACGTCCGGATGGACCTGCTCACGCCGTCGGACACGCGCACCACCTGCGCCTACAAGGGCCACGCGAGCTACTGGTCGGTGGGCGCGCACCGCGATCTCGCCTGGACCTACGACGAGCCGTTGTCCGACGCGCGGGACGTCGCCGGGTACATCGCCTTCCTCACCGAACGCGTGGACGTCGTCCTGGACGGCGAGCGCCTGCCGCGTCCGGTGACGCCGTGGTCATAG
- a CDS encoding DNA/RNA non-specific endonuclease, translated as MQTDRQSEQERAAAARAAERTGARRAKIALLRKPGGIAEADEPSRVATRIDRLGRYYPDVRPVNPAAIAAGDPKAMADAGAILERIVLTDDLLGVGYLEGGVTASAAIGRVNIRDGRGRLTGYGTGSMISPDLLLTNHHVLPDAATAGSSVIEFDYQDGVDGLPRPVRAFGLDPDRFFVADETLDFALVAVKASADELRPFGFNRLIGSEGKAIVGDFVTIIQHPRGGKKQVALRENRIVDVLEKFLHYETDTEPGSSGSPVFNDQWEVVALHHASVPAEGHAEYGGYLNEGIRVSRLLEFLRGQRFTPDRQALLDRLATRPERGTPARPVPDGTAQPLTLTLPVDIRLRAEPPAAPESIRIDPDYSNREGYDPDFLPGHTVPLPGLSDALAALAATNRQAAAEPRYVLPYHHFSVVLNKVRRLAFFTAVNIDGRTSQPLRREADRWSLDPRVDPGEQVGEEIYRANPLDRGHLVRRLDPAWGATAAIAQLGNDDTFHFTNCSPQHEDFNQNKTTWAGLEDYVLNNADNHDLKVSVVTGPVLAEDDDRYRGVQLPRQFWKVVAMVKADGTLSATAYLLSQEELIHGLEVAGEFDYGAYRTYQVPVRRIADLTGLSFGALTDADPLERLESTGAVREIGDVDDLLL; from the coding sequence GTGCAGACGGACCGACAGTCCGAACAGGAGCGAGCCGCGGCCGCGCGCGCCGCCGAGCGGACCGGGGCCCGGCGGGCGAAGATCGCCTTGCTGCGCAAGCCCGGCGGCATCGCCGAGGCCGACGAGCCCAGCCGCGTCGCCACCCGGATCGACCGGCTCGGCCGCTACTACCCCGACGTGCGGCCGGTGAACCCGGCGGCCATCGCGGCCGGTGACCCGAAGGCGATGGCGGACGCCGGGGCGATCCTCGAACGGATCGTGCTCACCGACGACCTCCTCGGCGTGGGCTACCTCGAAGGCGGTGTCACGGCGTCGGCCGCGATCGGGCGGGTCAACATCCGCGACGGCCGCGGCCGGCTCACCGGCTACGGCACCGGGTCGATGATCTCCCCGGACCTGCTGCTCACCAACCACCACGTGCTGCCGGACGCCGCGACGGCCGGGTCGAGCGTCATCGAGTTCGACTACCAGGACGGCGTCGACGGCCTGCCCCGGCCGGTGCGCGCGTTCGGGCTCGACCCGGACCGCTTCTTCGTCGCCGACGAGACTCTCGACTTCGCGCTCGTCGCCGTGAAAGCGTCCGCGGACGAGCTGCGGCCGTTCGGGTTCAACCGGCTGATCGGCAGCGAGGGCAAGGCGATCGTCGGCGACTTCGTCACCATCATCCAGCACCCGCGCGGCGGCAAGAAGCAGGTGGCGCTGCGGGAAAACCGGATCGTCGACGTCCTGGAAAAGTTCCTGCACTACGAAACCGACACCGAACCGGGGTCCTCGGGCTCGCCGGTGTTCAACGACCAGTGGGAGGTCGTCGCGCTGCACCACGCCAGCGTCCCGGCCGAAGGACACGCGGAGTACGGCGGTTACCTCAACGAGGGGATCCGTGTCAGCCGGCTGCTGGAGTTCCTGCGCGGGCAGCGGTTCACCCCGGACCGGCAGGCCCTGCTCGACCGGCTCGCCACCCGGCCCGAGCGCGGCACACCAGCCCGGCCGGTCCCCGACGGCACCGCGCAGCCGCTCACTTTGACGCTGCCGGTCGACATCCGGCTGCGCGCCGAACCGCCCGCGGCGCCGGAGTCCATCCGGATCGACCCCGACTACTCGAACCGCGAGGGCTACGACCCCGACTTCCTGCCCGGGCACACCGTGCCGCTGCCCGGCCTGTCCGACGCGCTCGCCGCGCTGGCCGCGACCAACCGGCAGGCGGCGGCCGAACCGCGGTACGTCCTGCCCTACCACCACTTCAGCGTCGTCCTGAACAAGGTGCGGCGCCTGGCCTTCTTCACCGCCGTCAACATCGACGGCCGCACCAGCCAGCCGTTGCGGCGCGAGGCGGACCGGTGGTCGCTCGACCCGCGCGTCGACCCCGGCGAGCAGGTCGGCGAGGAGATCTACCGGGCCAACCCGCTCGACCGCGGGCACCTGGTCCGCCGCCTGGACCCGGCGTGGGGCGCGACGGCCGCGATCGCGCAGCTCGGCAACGACGACACGTTCCACTTCACGAACTGCTCACCGCAGCACGAGGACTTCAACCAGAACAAGACCACGTGGGCCGGGCTCGAGGACTACGTGCTGAACAACGCGGACAACCACGACCTGAAGGTGAGCGTGGTGACCGGCCCGGTGCTCGCCGAGGACGACGACCGGTACCGCGGCGTCCAGCTGCCGCGGCAGTTCTGGAAGGTCGTCGCGATGGTCAAGGCCGACGGCACGCTCTCGGCGACGGCGTACCTGCTGAGCCAGGAGGAGCTCATCCACGGCTTGGAGGTCGCGGGCGAGTTCGACTACGGCGCCTACCGCACGTACCAGGTCCCGGTGCGCCGGATCGCCGACCTCACCGGCCTGTCGTTCGGCGCGCTCACCGACGCCGATCCGTTGGAGCGCCTGGAATCGACCGGCGCGGTGCGGGAGATCGGGGACGTCGACGACCTGCTGCTATGA
- a CDS encoding CocE/NonD family hydrolase, translating to MISRLFERLLKLPAPATRRLVVQRDLRVPMPDGAELLADRWAPRTGGDGLPTALLRSPYGRKGAFGALFARPLAERGFQVLIQSTRGGYGSGGVFDPLRQEREDGLATLDWVVRQPWFGDAMVLLGPSYLGFVQWAVADRLPPQVKAMIPHVTESGLTLEFLREDGFSLETPFGWGVQVAVQERRFGLLRQRGQARKLERALTTLPLAQADVVAIGHRSDYIQDILAHTENHPRWAAIDHRPRVADVTVPVSSIGGWYDIFLPGQLRDFRTLQDAGRHPRLTVGPWTHAGRPDLLAGAGLTIREAVEFGLAHSRGEEPPERAPVRLFVMGEEAWRDFASWPPEGYAPQRFHLQPGGALATEAPTESEPGRYRYDPADPTPAAGGVRMAPDAGRVDNAALEARADVLTHTTAVLDDDVEVIGDVTAEIWFRSSLPFADVFVRLCDVDPAGRSVNICDGLTSLTGADELAAVTVRMWPTAHRFRRGHRIRVQVSSGAFPRFARNPGTGESHATATTLRAADQEVHHDPAHASAIVLPVRS from the coding sequence GTGATCAGCCGTCTCTTCGAGCGTCTGCTGAAGCTGCCCGCCCCGGCGACCCGGCGCCTGGTCGTCCAGCGCGACCTGCGGGTCCCGATGCCCGATGGCGCCGAGCTGCTCGCCGACCGGTGGGCGCCGCGTACGGGCGGGGACGGCCTGCCCACCGCGCTGCTGCGCAGTCCCTACGGCCGCAAGGGCGCGTTCGGCGCGCTCTTCGCCCGCCCGCTGGCGGAACGCGGCTTCCAGGTGCTGATCCAGAGCACCCGCGGCGGCTACGGTTCCGGCGGCGTCTTCGACCCGCTGCGGCAGGAGCGCGAAGACGGCCTCGCGACGCTCGACTGGGTCGTGCGGCAGCCGTGGTTCGGCGACGCGATGGTGCTCCTCGGCCCCAGCTACCTCGGCTTCGTCCAGTGGGCGGTCGCCGATCGCCTGCCACCGCAGGTCAAGGCGATGATCCCGCACGTCACCGAGTCCGGTCTGACGCTGGAGTTCCTGCGAGAGGACGGCTTTTCCCTCGAGACGCCGTTCGGCTGGGGCGTCCAGGTCGCCGTCCAGGAGCGCCGGTTCGGGCTGCTCCGGCAACGCGGCCAGGCGAGGAAGCTGGAGCGGGCACTGACCACGCTTCCGCTCGCCCAGGCCGACGTCGTCGCCATCGGCCACCGCTCGGACTACATCCAGGACATCCTGGCGCACACCGAAAACCACCCTCGCTGGGCGGCGATCGACCACCGGCCGCGCGTCGCCGACGTCACCGTGCCCGTGAGCTCGATCGGCGGCTGGTACGACATCTTCCTGCCCGGTCAGCTGCGCGACTTCCGGACGCTGCAGGACGCCGGACGGCATCCCCGGCTGACCGTCGGGCCGTGGACCCACGCCGGCCGGCCCGACCTGCTCGCCGGCGCGGGCCTCACCATCCGGGAGGCCGTCGAGTTCGGGCTCGCGCATTCCCGGGGCGAGGAGCCGCCGGAGCGCGCACCCGTCCGGCTGTTCGTCATGGGCGAGGAAGCCTGGCGCGACTTCGCGTCCTGGCCGCCGGAAGGCTATGCGCCCCAACGGTTCCACCTCCAGCCCGGCGGCGCGCTGGCGACCGAAGCGCCCACCGAGTCGGAGCCCGGCCGCTACCGCTACGACCCGGCGGACCCGACGCCCGCGGCCGGCGGCGTGCGGATGGCCCCGGACGCCGGCCGGGTCGACAACGCGGCCCTGGAAGCCCGCGCCGACGTCCTCACCCACACCACGGCCGTGCTCGACGACGACGTCGAAGTCATCGGCGACGTGACCGCGGAGATCTGGTTCCGCAGCAGCCTGCCGTTCGCCGACGTGTTCGTCCGGCTCTGCGACGTCGATCCCGCCGGTCGGTCGGTCAACATCTGCGACGGCCTCACCAGCCTGACCGGCGCCGACGAACTGGCCGCGGTGACCGTGCGGATGTGGCCGACGGCGCACCGGTTCCGGCGCGGGCACCGCATCCGCGTCCAGGTGTCGAGCGGCGCGTTCCCCCGCTTCGCCCGCAATCCCGGCACCGGCGAGTCCCACGCCACCGCGACGACGCTGCGCGCCGCGGACCAGGAGGTCCACCACGACCCGGCCCACGCGTCGGCGATCGTGCTCCCGGTGCGCTCCTGA
- a CDS encoding TetR/AcrR family transcriptional regulator, producing the protein MRADWTTEAPVKDRRVRRSRAALMRAAVDLVSERDSAGVAVSEIAEAADVSRQVLYQQFGDRDSLLLEAALDLVRRELIDDLPAPDDERASLLALARHFAAHRRFYRALLTGAAAFAFTEAMTGVFLPLNRRHLGRAFGDVLDPRGIEDLATFLTGGAGAVVNAWVVDGPDPLDANDFADRLMRIRSVITSMITKEAGR; encoded by the coding sequence ATGCGGGCCGACTGGACGACCGAAGCCCCCGTCAAGGACCGGCGGGTGCGCCGATCGCGGGCCGCGTTGATGCGGGCCGCCGTCGACCTCGTGTCCGAACGGGACTCCGCCGGCGTCGCGGTCTCGGAGATCGCCGAGGCGGCCGACGTCAGCCGGCAGGTGCTCTACCAGCAGTTCGGCGACCGCGACTCGCTCCTGCTGGAAGCCGCGCTCGACCTCGTCCGCCGGGAGCTGATCGACGACCTCCCGGCCCCCGACGACGAACGGGCGTCGCTCCTCGCGCTGGCGCGGCACTTCGCCGCGCACCGGCGCTTCTACCGGGCCTTGCTGACCGGGGCCGCCGCGTTCGCGTTCACCGAGGCGATGACCGGCGTGTTCCTCCCGCTCAACCGGCGGCACCTCGGCCGCGCGTTCGGCGACGTCCTCGACCCGCGCGGGATCGAAGACCTGGCCACGTTCCTGACCGGCGGGGCCGGCGCCGTCGTCAACGCCTGGGTCGTCGACGGGCCGGATCCCCTCGACGCGAACGACTTCGCCGACCGGCTGATGCGGATCCGCTCGGTCATCACCTCGATGATCACGAAGGAGGCCGGCCGGTGA
- a CDS encoding zinc-dependent alcohol dehydrogenase: protein MSSTMRAFVLTGPRRGAVQEVPAPRAEPGEVVVDVERAGVCGTDVEFFTGEMAYLHQGHSAYPMRLGHEWAGTVSAVGDGVDAAWLGRRVMGDTMLGDRTCRRCRRGHQHTCENRQEVGIRGGRPGALAERLAVPAWSLHVLPDEVDAVLGALVEPGGNALRAARAAGAGAGDRALVLGPGTIGLLTAMFLRAAGAEVHIMGVGEGDFARGLGFEHVWTRATLPDLPFDAVVDATGAADLPALAVDLVEPAGRVVYIGLSGRPSTLDTRALVLKDVTAVGVLSASPGLADTIAAYAGAAVDPRPLVAATVGLDEVGAVLAGVRVPGPGPKVHVDPRRQPAGWAWS, encoded by the coding sequence ATGTCTTCGACGATGCGGGCCTTCGTGCTCACCGGCCCCCGGCGAGGGGCCGTCCAGGAGGTCCCCGCCCCGCGCGCCGAACCGGGCGAAGTCGTCGTCGACGTCGAACGGGCCGGGGTCTGCGGCACCGACGTCGAGTTCTTCACCGGCGAGATGGCCTACCTGCACCAGGGGCACTCCGCCTACCCGATGCGGCTGGGCCACGAGTGGGCGGGCACGGTTTCCGCCGTGGGGGACGGCGTCGACGCGGCCTGGCTCGGGCGGCGCGTCATGGGCGACACGATGCTCGGCGACCGGACCTGCCGCCGCTGCCGGCGGGGCCACCAGCACACCTGCGAGAACCGCCAGGAAGTCGGGATCCGCGGCGGACGGCCCGGCGCGCTGGCCGAACGGCTCGCCGTCCCAGCGTGGTCGCTGCACGTCTTGCCCGACGAGGTCGACGCCGTGCTCGGCGCGCTCGTCGAACCAGGGGGCAACGCGTTGCGCGCGGCGCGAGCGGCCGGCGCGGGTGCGGGCGACCGGGCGCTCGTGCTCGGCCCGGGCACGATCGGGCTGCTGACGGCGATGTTCCTGCGGGCCGCGGGCGCCGAGGTACACATCATGGGTGTGGGCGAAGGCGACTTCGCGCGCGGCCTCGGCTTCGAGCACGTCTGGACCCGCGCCACCCTGCCGGACCTGCCGTTCGACGCGGTCGTGGACGCGACCGGCGCCGCGGACCTGCCCGCGCTGGCCGTGGACCTCGTCGAACCGGCCGGCCGGGTCGTCTACATCGGACTGTCCGGCCGCCCGAGCACGCTCGACACCCGCGCGCTGGTGCTGAAGGACGTGACGGCGGTCGGAGTCCTGTCGGCGTCTCCGGGCCTGGCCGACACGATCGCGGCGTACGCCGGCGCAGCGGTCGACCCACGGCCGCTGGTCGCCGCCACGGTCGGGCTCGACGAGGTGGGTGCGGTGCTGGCGGGGGTGCGGGTGCCGGGGCCGGGCCCGAAAGTTCACGTGGACCCGCGGCGTCAGCCGGCTGGCTGGGCGTGGTCGTGA